The following proteins come from a genomic window of Bactrocera tryoni isolate S06 chromosome 1, CSIRO_BtryS06_freeze2, whole genome shotgun sequence:
- the LOC120769995 gene encoding protein sel-1 homolog 1 — translation MKVRFKSFIALLLLPLLILSIVTAELQGPLSTHNANTQDALQPETTTSQPENAAGKAANSAESTDTTTVSNERKSAKYVTENESPTDAPVTQTPGNTVVSLSAFDTEIGPRFKIWQQALLEQQLNEKLVRQKLEDQIAAIEEIRKKPVAEPTPREIEAQTLYEKGMDIIAKQRSDKDLGHIFIMRAAEMNHLKARAEMAWSHLLGRNGKLNFELAATEFDELAKEGLPEANMGLAFLYSVGVGGKNVSQPLTLIHLTLAALGEHTFAQMALGYRYLYGINVPTNCERALMYYKKVAKKVASKITFSNGPVVHRVRLLDESENPGSQETEIVDYYQLLADKGDVQSQVGLGQLYYQGGKAIQQDHQKALEYFTKAANTGNAIGYAFLGKLYLEGSEFIKADNETAFKYFKKAAELGDPVGQSGLGLMYLKGLGVPKDPLKALNYFTQAADQGWVDGQLQLGNMYFTGNGVKTDYKLALKYFNLASQSGHVLAYYNLGIMHTYGIGMLRSCPAAVEFFKNVAERGRWSTNMMLAYNDYKSYFTDKAYMQYALLAELGYEVAQSNAAFLLDRGDVSIFHDRHEELIRAFYYWKRAAGQGYSAAQVKLGDYYYYGWGTNIDFETAAALYRKASEQQYNAQAMFNLGYMHEQGLGMKKDWHLAKRLYDLAAETNADAKVPVAIALLKLQMLAKVEAIKQSPYKFIFYMDENIAANWDLYMITILTLLLGFIMYTRRPYQDQQPADQQQQEQVNPEAEQQQPQQPE, via the exons ATGAAAGTTCGATTCAAGTCATTTATTGCGTTGCTTTTACTGCCACTACTTATTCTCAGTATAGTAACAGCTGAGTTGCAGGGACCACTTTCTACACACAATGCAAATACGCAGGATGCACTTCAACCAGAAACAACAACTTCACAACCGGAAAATGCAGCTGGAAAAGCTGCGAATTCAGCAGAATCTACAGATACCACCACTGTTAGCAATGAGCGGAAATCAGCCAAATACGTAACAGAAAATGAGTCACCCACAGATGCTCCAGTTACCCAGACACCAGGCAATACAGTTGTTTCATTGTCAGCCTTCGATACTGAAATCGGACCTCGCTTCAAAATTTGGCAACAAGCCTTACTCGAACAGCAGCTGAACGAAAAACTCGTTCGGCAGAAGTTGGAAGATCAAATAGCGGCTATTGAAGAAATTCGTAAAAAACCAGTTGCTGAACCTACCCCTCGAGAGATCGAAG CTCAAACCCTCTACGAAAAAGGTATGGATATAATCGCGAAACAACGTAGCGATAAAGACTTAGGACACATATTTATAATGCGTGCTGCTGAAATGAACCATCTAAAAGCTCGCGCAGAGATGGCTTGGTCACATCTACTAGGACGTAATGGCAAGCTGAATTTTGAATTGGCGGCAACAGAGTTTGATGAATTAGCAAAAGAGGGATTGCCGGAAGCGAAtatg GGTCTTGCATTCCTCTACTCTGTTGGTGTTGGTGGCAAAAACGTCAGTCAACCACTGACTTTGATTCATTTGACATTAGCAGCTCTAGGCGAACATACATTTGCACAGATGGCCCTTGGATATCGATATTTGTACGGAATAAATGTGCCAACTAATTGCGAGAGGGCGCTAATGTATTACAAGAAAGTAGCCAAAAAAGTTGCCTCCAAGATTACATTCTCGAACGGACCAGTTGTCCATCGTGTACGCTTACTAGATGAGTCCGAAAATCCTGGCAGTCAAGAAACTGAAATTGTTGACTACTATCAGTTGTTAGCAGACAAGGGTGATGTTCAGTCTCAAGTGGGCCTTGGACAGCTCTACTACCAAGGAGGAAAAGCAATACAACAAGATCACCAAAAAGCATTGGAATACTTTACTAAAGCTGCAAATACAGGCAATGCAATAGGCTATGCCTTCTTAGGCAAGCTTTATTTAGAGGGTAGTGAATTCATCAAGGCTGATAACGAAACCGCATTCAAG TATTTCAAGAAAGCAGCCGAACTGGGCGATCCAGTTGGACAAAGCGGATTGGGACTAATGTATCTGAAAGGACTTGGTGTTCCAAAAGATCCACTCAAGGCTCTAAACTATTTCACGCAAGCCGCGGATCAAGGCTGGGTTGATGGTCAACTTCAATTGGGCAACATGTACTTCA ctGGCAATGGTGTGAAAACTGACTACAAATTAGCGTTGAAATACTTCAACTTGGCTTCACAATCTGGCCACGTATTGGCTTACTACAATTTGGGTATAATGCACACCTACGGCATTGGAATGTTGAGATCATGTCCAGCGGCtgtagaatttttcaaaaatgttgccgAACGTGGTAGATGGAGTACGAACATGATGCTCGCTTATAACGATTACAAAAGTTATTTCACTGACAAAGCCTATATGCAATATGCATTGCTAGCAGAGCTGGGCTACGAGGTCGCCCAAAGCAATGCGGCATTCCTTTTGGATCGCGGCGACGTCAGCATTTTCCATGATCGGCATGAGGAGCTTATACGTGCGTTTTACTATTGGAAAAGAGCGGCAGGTCAAGGATACTCAGCTGCACAAGTGAAACTGGGCGATTATTACTATTATGGCTGGGGAACGAATATAGACTTCGAAACGGCAGCTGCTCTGTACAG AAAAGCGTCTGAACAGCAGTATAATGCACAGGCAATGTTCAATCTTGGCTATATGCACGAACAAGGGCTGGGTATGAAAAAAGACTGGCATCTGGCGAAGCGCCTCTACGACCTCGCTGCAGAAACGAATGCAGATGCAAAAGTACCGGTAGCCATAGCACTTCTTAAACTGCAAATGCTTGCAAAAGTTGAAGCCATTAAACAG TCGCCTTACAAATTCATCTTCTACATGGACGAAAATATTGCCGCTAACTGGGACTTGTACATGATCACGATATTGACACTGTTGTTAGGATTTATTATGTATACTAGACGTCCGTATCAGGATCAACAACCAGCTGATCAGCAGCAGCAAGAGCAAGTAAATCCTGAAGCGGAGCAGCAACAGCCACAGCAGCCGGAGTGA